One part of the Treponema peruense genome encodes these proteins:
- a CDS encoding glycoside hydrolase family 13 protein, with protein sequence MNYGAVEHHAYDTYCYPVNKDELKINIKTGKDITQVFLIYGDPFCTEKVDGKWKWSSTRLELTERAEMQSHYWWQTTVVPPFKRCKYFFELRCGDETKLYFEDGFFTPEEVEQNADSHVLFIFPWMNPVDICTHPKWAEQTVWYQIFPARFCHGENPAYTKEILPWAGPDKAVDNSEQYGGNIQGIIDRLDYLEQLGINGLYLNPINLATSQHKYDTTDYLEIDPEFGTKEKLCELVKKAHSRGMRVMLDGVFNHSGWFFFAWQDVIKNRENSKYADWYMVNDFSFKDRPCDNSAKGKYFAFAFADPMPKLNTNNPQVRDYICKVCETWVKEYDIDAIRLDVANEISHVLCNELRTRMHALKDDFFIVGEIWNHAMPWLRGDQFDSVINYPLRTAIMDFALIPGTTTRVLEQQINHCLHMYYSQTERVLLNQLDSHDTVRLVTKTGDKDLTMLQFALLFMFPGSTCIYYGTEVLLEGEHDPDCRRCMPWDGIEAGTYKEELSFMKGLISLRRKHPAITANKTEFVYKDEDSANAGESRVVRIIKTDETTGERVAGIFNFGNKACAASLSQKDTVLSKRYFNGASVEAKGFVIYTME encoded by the coding sequence ATGAATTACGGCGCTGTTGAACACCATGCTTATGATACTTACTGCTACCCTGTTAACAAAGATGAACTTAAAATCAACATAAAAACAGGAAAAGACATTACCCAGGTTTTTTTAATTTACGGAGACCCTTTTTGCACAGAAAAAGTTGACGGCAAATGGAAGTGGAGCAGTACACGTCTTGAACTGACAGAACGTGCAGAAATGCAGAGTCATTACTGGTGGCAAACGACAGTTGTTCCGCCGTTTAAAAGATGCAAATATTTTTTTGAACTCCGATGCGGTGACGAAACAAAACTTTATTTTGAAGACGGCTTCTTTACTCCCGAAGAAGTTGAACAGAATGCAGACAGCCATGTTCTGTTTATTTTTCCGTGGATGAATCCTGTTGACATATGCACTCACCCGAAGTGGGCCGAACAGACTGTCTGGTACCAGATTTTTCCTGCAAGATTCTGTCACGGAGAAAACCCGGCTTATACAAAAGAAATTCTTCCGTGGGCGGGACCTGACAAAGCTGTAGACAACAGTGAACAGTACGGAGGAAACATTCAGGGTATTATTGACAGGCTCGACTATCTTGAACAACTCGGAATAAACGGCCTTTACCTTAATCCAATAAATCTTGCAACTTCACAGCATAAGTATGACACGACCGACTATCTTGAAATTGATCCTGAATTCGGTACGAAGGAAAAACTTTGTGAACTTGTAAAAAAGGCACACTCACGCGGAATGCGTGTTATGCTGGACGGCGTATTCAACCATTCGGGATGGTTTTTCTTTGCATGGCAGGACGTTATAAAAAACCGCGAAAATTCAAAATACGCTGACTGGTATATGGTAAATGATTTTTCGTTCAAGGACAGACCGTGTGACAATTCCGCAAAGGGAAAATATTTTGCATTTGCCTTTGCCGACCCTATGCCAAAGCTCAATACAAATAATCCGCAAGTTCGCGATTATATCTGCAAAGTCTGCGAAACCTGGGTTAAAGAATACGACATTGATGCAATAAGACTTGATGTTGCAAATGAGATTTCGCATGTTCTGTGCAATGAGCTTCGTACAAGAATGCATGCACTTAAGGATGATTTTTTTATTGTCGGCGAAATATGGAATCATGCAATGCCGTGGCTGAGGGGCGACCAGTTTGACAGTGTAATAAACTACCCGCTCAGAACAGCAATTATGGATTTTGCACTCATTCCCGGAACGACAACCCGTGTTCTTGAACAGCAGATTAACCACTGCCTTCACATGTACTACAGCCAGACAGAGCGTGTTCTTTTGAACCAGCTGGACAGCCACGATACGGTTCGTCTTGTTACAAAAACCGGCGACAAAGATCTGACTATGCTTCAGTTTGCGCTTTTGTTCATGTTCCCGGGTTCTACCTGCATTTATTACGGAACAGAAGTTCTTCTTGAAGGAGAACACGATCCTGACTGCAGAAGGTGTATGCCCTGGGACGGAATTGAGGCGGGCACTTACAAAGAAGAACTTTCGTTTATGAAGGGCCTTATTTCTTTAAGAAGAAAGCACCCCGCCATTACAGCAAACAAAACTGAATTTGTGTACAAAGATGAAGACAGCGCAAATGCCGGAGAGTCACGCGTTGTAAGAATTATAAAAACTGATGAAACAACAGGTGAACGCGTAGCCGGAATCTTTAACTTTGGAAACAAAGCGTGCGCGGCTTCACTTTCACAAAAAGACACGGTTCTGAGCAAACGGTACTTTAACGGCGCAAGTGTCGAAGCAAAGGGCTTTGTTATTTACACGATGGAGTAA
- a CDS encoding patatin-like phospholipase family protein has protein sequence MENARIKSLLLAAVLLFNTSAWSAYGAPKVALVLSGGGAKGLAEIPLLEALEEEGIKPDIVLGTSMGALIGSLYCAGYSPKQIRTIMTEIDFIEILNERPATLLKLSPQPFKNRRDSYFDIAFNRSGIGSAPGLIGDQNILLELAGYLSKVMAVDDFDKLDKSFRAVATNVATGQPIVYSSGSILSAVRASISLPAIFTPARNSDGTYAMDGGLVDNIPIKLAKEMGADVIIAMDVMGSVHNDPASLRDLSSVVVQIFNLVISSNSIDQYKFADIVLKPELNEFSMLEFYRAKKIIQAGEKCVEQNRGAIKEIAAKIKEAGVQLSYPNPDRRSAYDNLPYPVIRKVSVRDISVFEPGPVPSAQEFRDLEGQMLDDAKRKILDSRLNDFRELYHFSSLYYELVANKDGSCDMNIYANHYGRDLSKIYAGGSSSMCIAKRDGSAEFLVNPVFDFGVSLVRPFEMRAEMTVGEAIGINYSATPKLKDVGKMKLKLDLQTGAKIGSLGPKTNRLNRDRTTDDDRGINVSCGIKFSYLDMISLRTGIAYEMDRLRTGYRIFNMLNFYADAVYNTLDYDITGFSGFRAEGILKAGEYQSGTPIFAVQASLSHRIPLIKDKLSFGYDAMAGWINFPYELNCGYAEFGGINGMCGYSYGTFRREFFMTGIAFEQELFSAGGFPVVGLLHARAGICDAYNPFTETEPPSDVFYKEDRGWKNSQSCFGIGAYLALKTGSANLIVGGSMNTQGKWCLMVGFM, from the coding sequence ATGGAAAATGCAAGAATAAAATCACTTTTACTGGCTGCAGTTTTATTATTTAACACAAGTGCATGGTCTGCTTACGGCGCACCAAAAGTAGCGCTGGTATTAAGTGGCGGTGGTGCAAAAGGGCTGGCAGAAATTCCGCTGCTTGAAGCTCTCGAAGAAGAAGGCATAAAGCCCGACATCGTTTTGGGAACAAGCATGGGCGCTTTGATAGGTTCGCTTTATTGCGCCGGCTACAGTCCAAAACAGATCCGCACTATAATGACAGAAATTGATTTTATAGAAATCCTCAACGAAAGGCCGGCAACTCTTTTGAAACTTTCGCCCCAGCCGTTCAAAAACCGCCGCGACTCATATTTTGACATAGCCTTTAACCGCAGCGGAATCGGCAGTGCTCCGGGGCTTATAGGAGACCAGAATATTCTTCTTGAACTGGCCGGCTATCTTTCAAAAGTAATGGCCGTAGACGACTTTGACAAACTGGACAAATCTTTCAGGGCAGTCGCAACAAATGTTGCTACAGGGCAGCCCATAGTCTACAGCAGCGGCTCAATACTTTCTGCAGTAAGGGCAAGCATTTCTCTTCCTGCAATATTTACGCCGGCCCGCAACAGTGACGGAACATACGCAATGGACGGCGGTCTTGTAGACAACATTCCAATTAAGCTGGCAAAAGAAATGGGTGCCGATGTAATTATCGCGATGGATGTAATGGGTTCGGTGCATAATGATCCGGCTTCATTAAGAGATTTGTCTTCTGTCGTTGTTCAGATATTCAATCTTGTAATTTCTTCCAATTCAATAGACCAGTATAAATTTGCAGACATTGTACTAAAGCCTGAATTAAATGAATTCAGCATGCTGGAATTTTACCGTGCAAAAAAAATTATTCAGGCAGGAGAAAAATGTGTTGAACAAAACCGCGGTGCAATAAAAGAAATTGCTGCAAAAATAAAAGAGGCCGGAGTTCAGCTTTCATACCCTAATCCCGACAGAAGAAGCGCTTACGATAATCTGCCTTATCCTGTTATAAGAAAAGTAAGCGTGCGTGACATTTCTGTATTTGAACCTGGACCTGTTCCTTCTGCACAGGAATTTCGTGATTTGGAAGGACAGATGCTTGATGATGCCAAAAGAAAAATTCTTGACTCACGGCTGAACGATTTTCGTGAGCTTTATCATTTTTCTTCGCTTTATTACGAACTTGTTGCAAACAAAGACGGCAGCTGCGACATGAACATTTATGCAAATCATTACGGACGCGACCTGAGTAAAATTTATGCAGGCGGATCTTCAAGCATGTGTATTGCAAAACGCGATGGTTCTGCGGAATTTCTTGTGAATCCGGTTTTTGACTTTGGGGTTTCTCTTGTAAGGCCGTTCGAAATGCGTGCAGAAATGACAGTCGGTGAAGCAATAGGCATAAATTATTCTGCCACTCCAAAACTTAAAGATGTCGGAAAAATGAAACTAAAGCTCGATCTTCAGACCGGAGCAAAAATAGGAAGCCTTGGACCAAAGACAAATAGACTCAACCGCGACAGAACGACAGATGACGACAGGGGAATAAATGTTTCTTGCGGAATCAAATTCAGTTATCTTGATATGATCAGTTTGCGAACAGGCATTGCTTATGAAATGGACAGACTCCGTACAGGTTACAGAATTTTCAACATGCTGAATTTTTATGCCGATGCAGTTTACAATACGCTGGACTATGACATAACAGGATTCAGCGGTTTTCGCGCAGAAGGAATCCTCAAAGCCGGGGAATACCAGAGCGGAACACCGATTTTTGCAGTGCAGGCATCCCTTTCGCACAGAATTCCTTTAATCAAAGACAAACTTTCGTTCGGTTATGATGCAATGGCCGGCTGGATAAATTTTCCGTACGAACTTAACTGCGGTTATGCTGAATTCGGCGGAATAAACGGAATGTGCGGTTATTCTTACGGAACTTTCCGCCGCGAATTTTTTATGACAGGAATTGCTTTTGAACAGGAACTGTTTTCTGCAGGCGGTTTTCCCGTAGTGGGACTTCTTCATGCAAGAGCTGGAATCTGCGATGCATACAATCCGTTTACAGAAACAGAGCCGCCGTCAGATGTTTTCTACAAAGAAGACCGCGGCTGGAAAAATTCCCAGTCATGCTTCGGAATAGGTGCGTATCTTGCACTAAAAACCGGCAGCGCAAATCTAATCGTTGGCGGCAGCATGAACACGCAGGGCAAATGGTGTCTCATGGTCGGGTTTATGTAG
- the pyrF gene encoding orotidine-5'-phosphate decarboxylase: MKHNMQILQELAAANGPLCVGLDTDPSYIPPSVLAKYDSPAQAVLAYNTEIIDRVATAKSACCFKVQIAYYEAMGLEGMRVYEQTLKAVKKSGLACISDIKRGDIAATAGAYARAHFSGDFETDIITINPYMGFDTLKPFTEYAQKAGKGMFVLLRTSNPGMTDIEQKELKEGGRVLDGVGAELERLSKEFASFYPEQTCSPVGAVVGCTEESDAKALREAYPDIFFLIPGYGAQGGAARIAATLLKNAGGTVNSSRGILCAWKKSPTCLQKEQDGSLTMDDIGDAAGAAAIEAKNDLLSAFAAL, from the coding sequence ATGAAACACAATATGCAGATTTTACAGGAACTTGCGGCCGCAAATGGTCCGCTTTGTGTAGGTTTGGACACCGACCCGTCCTATATTCCGCCCTCTGTTCTGGCAAAGTATGATTCACCGGCACAGGCTGTTCTTGCTTACAATACAGAAATTATTGACCGTGTTGCCACAGCAAAAAGCGCCTGCTGTTTTAAGGTACAGATTGCCTATTACGAAGCCATGGGACTTGAAGGAATGCGTGTTTACGAACAGACTCTCAAGGCTGTAAAAAAGTCGGGACTGGCCTGCATTTCTGACATCAAGAGAGGTGACATTGCGGCAACTGCAGGTGCATACGCGCGCGCTCATTTTTCCGGTGATTTTGAAACAGACATTATTACGATTAATCCTTACATGGGTTTTGATACCTTAAAACCGTTTACAGAATATGCGCAGAAGGCCGGAAAGGGAATGTTTGTACTTTTAAGAACAAGTAATCCCGGTATGACAGATATTGAACAGAAGGAACTTAAAGAAGGCGGCCGTGTTCTTGACGGTGTAGGTGCCGAACTTGAACGCCTTTCAAAAGAATTTGCTTCTTTCTACCCGGAACAGACATGCAGTCCGGTAGGTGCCGTCGTAGGCTGTACAGAAGAAAGCGATGCAAAGGCCCTGAGGGAAGCTTACCCCGATATTTTCTTCCTTATACCGGGATACGGTGCACAGGGTGGGGCCGCGAGAATAGCTGCCACTCTTCTTAAAAACGCCGGCGGCACCGTCAATTCTTCACGCGGAATTCTCTGCGCCTGGAAAAAGTCACCGACCTGCCTTCAGAAAGAACAGGACGGTTCTCTTACCATGGACGATATCGGAGACGCAGCCGGAGCGGCAGCAATAGAAGCAAAAAACGATCTGCTTTCTGCCTTTGCCGCACTCTGA
- a CDS encoding LPP20 family lipoprotein — translation MKKGILSIIATCLAVFLFSCAQQPPAPEWLVSANAVYPQSKYLCQVGDGASKEAAAADALAQLSRYISTSVKTQVVAKTEAVSESGSKSEVNRRLKQTSTIDSQFEFSELNYTEYYKSAKVWYVAVYIEREKAWEQYRPKVAAASDEFFAIYDHAAECDPFRAYIWYSNAVQEADTLRSRLSVADTICSPLTENAFSKEYAALKKLPALTAQSLAGCTVYVYTKGDEGGLVEAAVSDSLKEAGFSVARTASACAYRADVTVEMNETKEGESGEDPIYVGKPSAIIELNYYGTNLYTCFVDSAEKSLAFSQKKMQRDSLGKISAKIRETLPGDLKNTLNKKL, via the coding sequence ATGAAAAAGGGAATTTTGTCGATAATTGCGACGTGTCTTGCCGTATTTTTGTTTTCATGTGCCCAACAGCCGCCGGCGCCCGAATGGCTTGTTTCTGCAAATGCAGTGTATCCGCAGAGCAAATATCTTTGCCAGGTAGGAGATGGCGCCTCAAAGGAAGCGGCCGCTGCAGATGCACTTGCACAGTTGAGCCGCTATATAAGCACTTCGGTAAAAACACAGGTTGTTGCAAAAACAGAAGCTGTTTCAGAATCAGGTTCCAAAAGCGAAGTAAACCGCCGGCTTAAACAGACCAGCACTATAGATTCGCAGTTTGAATTTTCAGAATTGAATTATACAGAATACTACAAAAGCGCCAAAGTCTGGTACGTGGCAGTTTACATAGAGCGCGAAAAAGCCTGGGAACAGTACCGCCCCAAAGTTGCCGCCGCATCAGACGAATTTTTTGCAATATACGACCATGCAGCAGAGTGTGATCCGTTCAGGGCCTATATCTGGTATTCAAATGCAGTTCAGGAAGCAGACACTTTGCGTTCACGGCTTTCTGTTGCAGACACAATATGCAGCCCTTTGACAGAAAATGCATTTTCCAAAGAGTACGCGGCGTTAAAAAAGTTGCCCGCGCTTACTGCACAAAGTCTCGCGGGATGTACAGTGTATGTTTATACAAAAGGAGATGAAGGCGGTCTGGTAGAAGCAGCCGTGAGTGACTCTCTTAAGGAAGCTGGATTTTCTGTTGCGAGAACAGCGTCGGCCTGCGCTTACCGTGCTGACGTAACTGTAGAAATGAATGAAACAAAAGAAGGCGAAAGCGGCGAAGACCCCATTTATGTAGGAAAACCGTCGGCAATAATCGAGTTGAATTATTACGGAACAAATCTTTACACCTGCTTTGTTGATTCTGCCGAAAAATCGCTGGCATTCTCACAAAAGAAGATGCAACGTGATTCACTGGGAAAAATTTCTGCAAAAATACGCGAAACTCTTCCCGGTGATTTGAAAAATACACTGAACAAAAAGCTTTAG
- a CDS encoding TRAP transporter permease codes for MDDLNRDAETSTSEHVVIENILPTSNENEMKDLMRNLDREHAYREHKCWRQYITVVVSVCFCFFQLYATLSGAITAQILRATHLAFVQLLAFLLFPATKKSPKDTLPWYDVVLGLLGAACWMYIVINFQNIVRRAGMYQSLDVIVAVAGILILFESCRRIVGLPIMIIAACFILYAFVGRYLPGFLNHRGYSLERVATHLFYNTEGIMGTPIGACSTFIFLFILFGALLEKTGIGQFFIDICNSIAGGASGGPAKVAVLTSALLGTVSGSSVSNTVGSGSFTIPMMKKLGYKSEFAGAVEAAASTGGQLMPPIMGAAAFLMAESLGLPYITIVKAAVIPAILYFTGIFITVHLEAHKLGLKGLPREQLPKFLPLFLRKGYMLLPLVVIVTFLCMGKTAVYAAIMGIVSCLLIGLVTSFVDLAHGRKPTFGFNDLLEVMCSAARNIISVAIACAMAGIIIGIVTLTGIGLKFGAGLISISHGIAFITLFLTMISSIILGMGAPTTANYLITSTITAGAIIGLGFEPLAAHMFAFYFGIIADITPPVALAAIAGAAIAKAKPMKTAFNATKLAIGAFIIPYIFVFNPQMLMIGTTVSGVIGICVTALVGMFGFSVALEGYAFRKVSVVERILFAAAGLMCVVPETYSDVIGLSIIAVLIAWQLVRNRIERKTATAK; via the coding sequence ATGGATGATTTGAACAGGGACGCGGAAACTTCTACTTCTGAACACGTAGTAATAGAAAATATTCTTCCGACTTCCAATGAAAATGAGATGAAAGATCTCATGCGCAATCTTGACCGCGAGCATGCCTACCGTGAACACAAATGCTGGCGTCAGTATATTACAGTTGTAGTTTCAGTCTGTTTTTGTTTTTTTCAACTTTATGCCACTTTGTCGGGTGCAATAACAGCGCAGATTCTTCGCGCTACACACTTGGCATTTGTTCAGCTGCTGGCATTTCTGCTTTTTCCGGCTACAAAAAAAAGCCCAAAAGATACGCTGCCCTGGTACGATGTAGTGCTTGGACTTTTGGGGGCAGCCTGCTGGATGTACATTGTAATCAATTTCCAGAACATTGTGCGCCGTGCAGGAATGTACCAGAGCCTGGATGTAATTGTTGCCGTAGCCGGAATTCTGATTCTTTTTGAAAGCTGCCGCAGAATTGTAGGCCTGCCCATTATGATTATTGCCGCGTGCTTTATTCTGTATGCGTTTGTCGGCCGCTATCTTCCGGGCTTTCTTAACCACCGCGGTTACAGCCTTGAGCGCGTAGCAACACATCTTTTCTATAATACAGAAGGAATTATGGGAACACCAATCGGCGCGTGTTCTACATTTATCTTTCTTTTTATACTGTTCGGTGCGCTGCTCGAAAAAACCGGAATAGGACAGTTCTTTATTGATATATGCAATTCAATTGCAGGAGGTGCTTCGGGAGGACCTGCAAAAGTTGCTGTTCTTACAAGCGCCCTTTTGGGAACAGTTTCGGGCAGTTCTGTATCAAACACTGTAGGTTCGGGAAGTTTTACTATTCCCATGATGAAAAAGCTCGGTTACAAAAGCGAATTTGCAGGCGCTGTAGAGGCAGCTGCTTCTACCGGCGGTCAGCTTATGCCGCCTATTATGGGCGCTGCGGCTTTTCTTATGGCAGAAAGTCTTGGTCTTCCTTACATCACAATCGTAAAAGCCGCTGTTATTCCGGCTATTCTGTATTTTACGGGAATTTTTATTACGGTTCATCTCGAAGCACACAAACTTGGACTTAAGGGACTTCCGCGTGAGCAGCTTCCTAAATTTCTTCCGCTGTTCCTCAGAAAGGGATATATGCTTCTTCCTCTGGTGGTAATTGTAACTTTCCTTTGTATGGGAAAAACTGCAGTTTACGCCGCCATTATGGGAATTGTAAGCTGTCTTCTTATTGGTCTTGTTACGTCTTTTGTAGATCTTGCACACGGACGCAAACCTACTTTTGGTTTCAACGACCTTCTTGAAGTAATGTGTTCTGCCGCAAGAAATATAATCAGCGTAGCAATCGCCTGTGCAATGGCCGGCATTATTATTGGAATTGTTACTCTTACGGGAATCGGTCTTAAATTTGGCGCTGGACTTATTTCAATTTCCCACGGAATTGCATTTATCACTTTGTTCCTTACAATGATTTCTTCTATTATATTGGGAATGGGTGCTCCGACTACGGCCAACTATCTTATTACTTCGACAATTACTGCCGGGGCAATTATAGGGCTTGGTTTTGAGCCTCTTGCCGCACACATGTTTGCCTTTTACTTTGGAATTATTGCCGACATTACGCCGCCCGTAGCCCTCGCTGCAATAGCCGGAGCCGCAATAGCCAAAGCAAAGCCAATGAAGACGGCATTCAATGCAACAAAGCTTGCCATAGGTGCGTTTATTATTCCGTACATATTTGTGTTCAATCCGCAGATGCTTATGATTGGAACAACTGTTTCGGGTGTAATAGGAATTTGTGTTACTGCCCTTGTAGGTATGTTCGGATTCAGTGTTGCTTTGGAAGGTTATGCTTTCAGAAAGGTGTCTGTTGTAGAAAGAATTCTTTTTGCCGCCGCCGGTCTTATGTGCGTGGTTCCCGAAACTTACAGCGATGTAATAGGACTTTCCATTATTGCAGTTCTTATTGCATGGCAGCTTGTACGAAACCGCATCGAACGCAAAACCGCCACTGCAAAATAA
- the cas2 gene encoding CRISPR-associated endonuclease Cas2, which yields MLIVSYDIADDKVRTRFSKFLQKFGFRLQYSVFEIHNSEHILKIIMNEIANVYEKTFTEEDSIVIFKLSETCEKISYGYAKNNSEDFILVSS from the coding sequence ATGTTGATTGTCAGTTATGATATTGCAGATGATAAAGTCCGTACACGGTTTTCAAAGTTTTTGCAAAAGTTTGGATTTAGATTACAGTATTCAGTATTTGAAATTCATAATTCAGAACATATTTTAAAAATCATTATGAATGAAATTGCAAATGTATATGAAAAGACCTTTACAGAAGAGGATAGTATTGTTATATTTAAGTTGAGTGAAACATGTGAGAAAATTTCGTATGGATATGCAAAAAATAATTCCGAAGATTTCATCTTGGTTTCATCATAA
- a CDS encoding TAXI family TRAP transporter solute-binding subunit: MKKSLTAVLSLIAAAAVLTGCAPAKKNYIIATGGTSGTYYPFGGAVANIWNTKIENMNVTAQATGASAENLRLISKGDAEYAIVQNDVMDYAYNGTDMFEGQKLPNILTIGTLYPEVVQIAASKKSGIKTIADLKGKRVSIGDAGSGVEFNAKQILEGYGLTFDDIVKNNLSFKESAEGLQNNTLDACFITAGVPNSALQELAFTNGLVLIPVDGEAAEKICKKYSFYTKTIIPGGTYKGSEEDVAALAIKATIAVNANLDEATVYAMTKALFENLDELSQAHAKGKEVSAAAAVTGISVPFHAGALKYFKELGLAQ; encoded by the coding sequence ATGAAAAAGAGTCTCACAGCAGTACTTTCGTTAATTGCAGCAGCAGCCGTTCTTACAGGTTGCGCACCGGCAAAGAAAAATTACATCATCGCAACCGGCGGAACAAGCGGAACATATTATCCGTTTGGTGGAGCTGTAGCAAATATATGGAACACAAAAATAGAAAATATGAACGTAACAGCACAGGCAACAGGTGCTTCTGCAGAAAATCTTCGTCTCATAAGCAAAGGAGACGCAGAATATGCAATCGTTCAGAATGATGTTATGGATTATGCCTACAACGGAACAGACATGTTCGAAGGACAGAAACTTCCCAACATTCTCACAATCGGAACCCTTTATCCCGAAGTTGTACAGATTGCGGCTTCAAAGAAAAGCGGAATAAAAACCATCGCCGACCTTAAGGGAAAGCGCGTTTCAATAGGAGACGCCGGCAGCGGAGTTGAATTCAATGCAAAACAGATTCTCGAAGGATACGGACTTACATTTGACGACATTGTAAAAAACAATCTTTCTTTCAAAGAATCTGCAGAAGGACTTCAGAACAATACACTTGATGCATGTTTTATTACAGCCGGCGTACCAAATTCTGCTCTTCAGGAACTTGCATTCACAAACGGACTCGTACTTATTCCAGTAGATGGTGAAGCCGCAGAAAAAATCTGCAAAAAATATTCCTTCTATACAAAGACAATAATTCCCGGTGGAACATACAAAGGTTCAGAAGAAGATGTAGCAGCTCTTGCAATAAAAGCAACAATCGCTGTAAATGCAAATCTTGACGAAGCAACAGTTTATGCAATGACAAAAGCATTGTTCGAAAACCTTGACGAACTTTCACAGGCTCACGCAAAGGGAAAAGAAGTTTCAGCCGCCGCAGCTGTAACTGGAATTTCTGTTCCGTTCCATGCAGGCGCACTCAAGTACTTTAAGGAACTTGGTCTTGCTCAATAA
- a CDS encoding cytidine deaminase produces MKNKNEQTNTEELVKKAMKMLEFSYAPYSNFHVGAALLGTNNKIYTGCNIENAAYGPSNCAERTAFFKAVSEGCKEFRAIAIVGGPKGIVSDYCPPCGVCRQVMAEFCTRDFKIILAKSMTEQKIFTLEELLPQSFSLQ; encoded by the coding sequence ATGAAAAACAAAAATGAACAGACAAATACAGAAGAACTTGTAAAAAAAGCAATGAAAATGCTTGAATTCTCATATGCACCCTATTCAAACTTTCATGTAGGGGCCGCACTTCTTGGAACAAACAATAAAATATACACCGGCTGCAACATAGAAAACGCCGCTTACGGCCCAAGCAACTGCGCTGAACGTACTGCATTTTTTAAGGCTGTAAGTGAAGGCTGCAAAGAATTCAGGGCCATTGCAATAGTCGGTGGCCCCAAAGGCATTGTAAGCGACTACTGTCCCCCGTGCGGAGTCTGCCGGCAGGTAATGGCAGAATTCTGTACGCGGGATTTTAAGATAATTCTTGCAAAAAGTATGACCGAGCAAAAGATCTTTACGCTGGAAGAACTTCTGCCCCAGTCATTCAGCCTGCAATAA
- a CDS encoding DUF1850 domain-containing protein, with protein sequence MLNKSRRGSRHVLCLVSAAVLAVLFAATAFIPAVKTVSISNAKSAGSRFYSKQALSGFCISYTHSVNKGRVHDYYSCTSDNELVVDATSFVSYGAGIPEASETSGAVFSLNEDEYKISGLNRRIPNLLMAVGVIAEHSITIGNREFFLKDFFAPQTSVLIKVKKVPLLEYAVHKL encoded by the coding sequence TTGCTCAATAAGAGCCGTCGCGGAAGCCGTCATGTATTGTGTCTGGTTTCCGCCGCAGTACTTGCAGTTTTGTTTGCAGCCACCGCATTTATTCCGGCTGTAAAAACTGTTTCGATAAGCAATGCAAAATCCGCAGGTTCCAGATTTTATTCAAAACAGGCGCTCAGCGGGTTTTGCATTTCCTACACACATTCTGTAAACAAAGGACGCGTACATGATTATTATTCCTGCACAAGTGACAATGAACTTGTAGTAGATGCAACTTCTTTTGTTTCTTACGGAGCCGGAATCCCGGAGGCTTCTGAAACAAGCGGTGCAGTTTTTTCATTGAACGAAGATGAATATAAGATAAGTGGCCTTAACCGACGTATTCCAAATCTTTTGATGGCAGTCGGTGTTATTGCAGAACATTCAATTACTATCGGGAACAGAGAGTTTTTCTTAAAGGACTTTTTTGCACCGCAGACTTCGGTTCTTATAAAAGTAAAAAAGGTTCCTTTACTTGAATATGCGGTACACAAACTTTGA